A genome region from Glycine max cultivar Williams 82 chromosome 5, Glycine_max_v4.0, whole genome shotgun sequence includes the following:
- the LOC100789193 gene encoding AT-hook motif nuclear-localized protein 23, whose amino-acid sequence MAGLDLGSASRFVQNLHLPDLHLQQNYQQPRHKRDSEEQETPPNPGTALAPFDNDDDKSQGLELASGPGDIVGRRPRGRPSGSKNKPKPPVIITRESANTLRAHILEVGSGSDVFDCVTAYARRRQRGICVLSGSGTVTNVSLRQPAAAGAVVRLHGRFEILSLSGSFLPPPAPPGATSLTIYLAGGQGQVVGGNVVGELTAAGPVIVIAASFTNVAYERLPLEEDEQQQQQLQIQSPATTSSQGNNNNNPFPDPSSGLPFFNLPLNMQNVQLPPF is encoded by the coding sequence ATGGCTGGTTTGGATTTAGGAAGCGCGTCACGCTTTGTTCAGAATCTTCACTTACCGGACTTGCACTTGCAACAAAATTACCAGCAACCCCGGCACAAGCGCGATTCGGAGGAGCAAGAGACTCCTCCGAACCCGGGAACAGCGCTGGCGCCGTTCGACAACGATGATGACAAAAGCCAGGGCCTGGAGCTGGCTTCAGGCCCTGGGGACATCGTTGGACGGCGCCCACGCGGCAGACCTTCCGGGTCCAAGAACAAGCCGAAGCCACCGGTGATAATCACCCGGGAGAGCGCCAACACGCTGAGGGCGCACATTCTCGAGGTAGGAAGCGGCTCCGACGTCTTCGACTGTGTCACCGCTTATGCGCGGCGGCGCCAGCGCGGGATCTGCGTCCTCAGCGGCAGTGGTACCGTCACCAATGTCAGTCTCCGGCAGCCTGCGGCTGCCGGAGCCGTCGTCAGGCTGCACGGAAGGTTCgagattctctctctctccggCTCGTTCCTCCCGCCGCCGGCTCCGCCGGGAGCCACCAGTCTCACAATCTACCTCGCCGGCGGGCAGGGCCAGGTCGTCGGAGGAAACGTCGTGGGAGAATTAACCGCGGCAGGGCCAGTAATCGTCATCGCAGCATCGTTCACCAACGTGGCTTACGAGAGGCTCCCCTTAGAAGAagatgaacaacaacaacaacagcttcAGATTCAGTCACCCGCAACGACGTCATCTCAaggaaacaacaacaataacccTTTCCCTGACCCTTCTTCAGGACTTCCCTTCTTCAACTTACCACTCAATATGCAGAATGTTCAGTTACCACCTTTTTGA